Proteins found in one Toxotes jaculatrix isolate fToxJac2 chromosome 18, fToxJac2.pri, whole genome shotgun sequence genomic segment:
- the fzd2 gene encoding frizzled-2, translated as MTFCKTWCVALLLPLLISAQYQGDNGIVVPEHGFCQPITIPLCTDIAYNQTIMPNLVGHYNQEDAGLEVHQFYPLVKVQCSPELKFFLCSMYAPVCTVLEKAIPPCRSICERAKQGCEALMNKFGFQWPDRLRCENFPVLGDGQICVGQNDSSAATVPPIMPVPGTPDPSMVSAHERLFRCPPALKVPPYLNYKFLEERDCAAPCEPSRSGGYMFFSDKEIHFSRIWILVWSVLCCASTLFTVTTYLVDMQRFRYPERPIIFLSGCYTMVSIAFIAGYFLGDKVVCNDSFNPDGYKTIVQGTKKEGCTILFMMLYFFSMASSIWWVILSLTWFLAAGMKWGHEAIEANSQYFHLAAWAVPAVKTISILAIGQIEGDVLSGVCFVSLSNLDPLRGFVLAPLFIYLFIGTSFLLAGFVSLFRIRTIMKHDGTKTEKLERLMVRIGVFSVLYTVPATIVIACFFYEQAFRPHWERSWVSHNCRGLAIPCPLQTGPRMTPDFTVYMIKYLMTLIVGITSGFWIWSGKTLHSWHKFYTRLANGKHGETTV; from the coding sequence ATGACTTTTTGCAAAACCTGGTGTGTTGCActtctgctgcctctgctgaTATCAGCCCAGTATCAAGGGGACAACGGAATAGTCGTCCCGGAGCATGGATTTTGTCAGCCGATTACAATCCCCCTGTGCACGGACATAGCCTATAACCAAACCATCATGCCCAATTTAGTGGGCCATTACAACCAGGAGGACGCGGGGCTCGAGGTGCACCAGTTTTACCCTCTTGTAAAGGTACAGTGCTCGCCGGAGTTGAAATTCTTCCTGTGCTCCATGTATGCGCCTGTATGCACAGTTTTGGAGAAGGCCATTCCTCCCTGTAGGTCAATCTGCGAGAGAGCCAAGCAGGGGTGCGAGGCTCTCATGAATAAGTTTGGCTTTCAGTGGCCGGACCGGCTGCGCTGTGAGAACTTCCCTGTGCTGGGAGACGGACAAATCTGTGTGGGCCAAAACGATTCCTCCGCTGCCACCGTCCCACCCATCATGCCTGTCCCGGGGACCCCCGACCCCTCAATGGTCTCCGCACACGAGAGGCTTTTCCGATGCCCGCCTGCTCTCAAAGTGCCCCCATATTTGAATTATAAGTTTTTAGAGGAGAGGGATTGTGCAGCCCCCTGCGAGCCATCGCGGAGCGGTGGGTACATGTTTTTCAGTGACAAAGAGATACATTTCTCCCGCATATGGATTCTGGTCTGGTCTGTGCTTTGTTGTGCATCTACCTTATTCACAGTTACCACCTATTTAGTTGATATGCAGCGCTTCAGGTACCCTGAGCGACCTATAATCTTCCTGTCTGGCTGTTACACTATGGTCTCCATAGCCTTCATAGCTGGCTACTTCCTGGGGGACAAGGTAGTGTGCAATGACAGCTTTAACCCTGATGGCTATAAGACCATTGTCCAAGGCACCAAAAAGGAAGGCTGCACCATCCTCTTCATGATGCTCTATTTCTTCAGCATGGCCAGTTCCATCTGGTGGGTCATCCTGTCCCTCACCTGGTTCCTGGCAGCAGGTATGAAGTGGGGCCACGAGGCTATTGAGGCCAATTCTCAATATTTTCACCTGGCAGCCTGGGCAGTACCAGCCGTCAAGACCATCAGCATCCTGGCCATCGGGCAGATTGAAGGTGATGTGCTCAGCGGTGTCTGCTTTGTCAGTCTCAGCAACCTGGACCCTCTACGGGGCTTTGTGTTGGCCCCTCTCTTCATTTATCTCTTCATCGGGACCTCTTTCTTGCTGGCCGGCTTTGTGTCGCTGTTCAGGATCCGCACCATCATGAAACACGATGGCACCAAGACAGAGAAGCTGGAGCGGCTGATGGTCCGGATTGGGGTATTCAGCGTGCTCTACACTGTCCCTGCCACCATTGTTATTGCCTGCTTCTTCTATGAGCAGGCCTTCCGCCCGCACTGGGAGCGTAGCTGGGTGAGCCATAACTGCAGGGGCCTGGCCATACCGTGCCCTCTGCAGACTGGGCCCCGCATGACCCCTGACTTCACTGTCTACATGATCAAGTACCTGATGACACTGATAGTAGGCATCACCTCTGGTTTCTGGATCTGGTCTGGAAAGACTCTGCATTCCTGGCATAAGTTCTACACAAGGCTGGCAAACGGCAAACATGGAGAGACTACTGTGTAG
- the moto gene encoding uncharacterized protein moto, with protein sequence MPWSHNAHDDPYELIKCVQSSIKSRKPTDNTDYDGETDLHGLVSNIVDEVDSQDSYYTEGSLPTCNPIWSPNTLREELLQHFQSEAKTQHNPTFALNYSSRGAFSKAQGQSMDKDVEAFCQQSNGFATNQQWLFNLPNGDRDSYTFHPQKPPPGLPVPSTENMYLSQIQQSKYENMSADKDRRNSQPVNNFPDLSELNSPSFDPYDEDHYIQNSAKSISSEQYVPQDINQLVSSFQSFMAGEHDGFCCRDFPNMHKQTFGMLSEDSMVEQWKLTSPAVSTQSTPAMQTQKQLVGEFGIGQRERNGGLRKQMFKCDGYQDLPVSSSQNTEFFHQPEPFSASVNLPNQYQNKMTMHRENINMSINQYSKHHTQQGQIQNKIKPQMQKEKRMVQVSGFLGEGFSTRPLTNIHMRKGDKKQAFSQNPYFDFQGGMQSQRFDGENRVVSAGNTQQGMPLLYPVSDFRGHSSVSINSDFSSRSTLPYGRGVPGMDVCDMSVNDSAAFNAHVSDMMTHRGESTYHGMASAMTTSMVMNQGGPVVQLYFYLDECYEQWRCLEKERKGTELILSKTFLGKWTAAVTNTTLPKTPPNPTRVDHLIVQQIREQAKVASLLDSMECRHNIPLSINIRTALNRHHMAICITQARRKEEIAKVSKHQRQRAHFTEDRDILLLIIALKDLAAATRKLRTALWCALQMTLPKAVKRQDHNVDKEATRREGCSSPVEGYSFKL encoded by the exons ATGCCCTGGTCTCACAATGCTCATGATGATCCCTATGAACTTATCAAATGTGTCCAGAGCAGCATTAAAAGCAG GAAACCAACTGATAATACTGATTATGATGGGGAGACTGATCTACACGGTCTAGTGTCAAATATTGTGGATGAAGTGGATTCACAGGACAGCTACTACACTGAAGG AAGCCTGCCTACATGCAATCCCATCTGGTCTCCAAATACATTGAGAGAAGAACTGCTACAGCATTTTCAATCAGAGGCTAAAACACAACATAACCCTACCTTTGCTCTGAACTATTCATCTCGTGGGGCTTTCAGCAAAGCACAGGGACAGTCAATGGACAAAGATGTTGAAGCATTTTGTCAGCAGTCCAATGGCTTTGCTACCAATCAACAATGGCTTTTTAATTTGCCAAATGGAGACAGGGACAGCTACACCTTCCATCCTCAGAAACCGCCCCCAGGTCTTCCAGTGCCCAGCACCGAAAACATGTACCTGTCACAGATACAACAAAGCAAATATGAGAACATGTCAGCcgataaagacagaagaaatagTCAGCCTGTGAATAATTTTCCTGACCTCAGCGAATTGAACAGCCCCTCCTTTGATCCTTACGATGAAGACCACTACATCCAGAACAGTGCCAAGTCCATTAGTAGTGAACAGTATGTGCCACAAGACATTAATCAACTGGTCAGCAGTTTTCAGTCGTTCATGGCTGGTGAGCATGATGGCTTTTGTTGCAGAGACTTTCCCAACATGCACAAGCAGACATTTGGCATGCTCAGTGAAGACAGCATGGTTGAACAATGGAAACTCACCAGTCCTGCAGTATCAACACAAAGTACTCCTGCAATGCAGACCCAAAAACAGCTGGTGGGAGAATTTGGGATagggcagagggaaagaaatggAGGACTGaggaaacaaatgtttaaatgtgatGGCTATCAAGATCTACCTGTTTCCAGCTCTCAAAACACAGAGTTCTTCCATCAACCAGAGCCATTCTCTGCATCTGTAAACCTCCCAAACCAATACCAAAACAAGATGACCATGCACAGAGAGAACATTAACATGAGCATAAACCAGTATTCAAAGCATCACACCCAGCAGGGCCAGATTCAGAACAAGATCAAGCCACagatgcagaaagaaaagaggatggTGCAAGTGTCTGGCTTTCTGGGAGAAGGCTTCTCTACAAGACCCCTAACCAACATTCACATGAGAAAGGGAGATAAGAAGCAGGCTTTCTCGCAAAACCCATACTTTGACTTTCAGGGGGGCATGCAGTCTCAGAGATTTGATGGAGAAAACAGGGTGGTCAGTGCAGGAAATACACAGCAGGGCATGCCTCTCTTGTATCCTGTAAGTGACTTCAGAGGTCACTCCAGCGTTTCCATCAACTCTGACTTCAGCTCTAGATCTACACTTCCCTATGGACGTGGTGTCCCTGGCATGGATGTATGTGATATGTCAGTCAATGACTCTGCAGCTTTTAACGCCCATGTCAGTGACATGATGAcccacagaggagagagcacTTATCATGGCATGGCCTCAGCCATGACAACTTCAATGGTGATGAATCAAGGAGGACCTGTGGTCCAGCTGTACTTCTACTTGGATGAGTGCTATGAGCAGTGGAGGTgtttggagaaagagagaaagggg ACAGAGCTTATCCTTAGCAAAACATTTCTTGGGAAATGGACTGCAGCAGTGACCAACACTACCCTTCCCAAAACTCCACCCAACCCCACAAGAGTTGACCACCTCATTGTTCAGCAGATCAGAGAACAAGCAAAG GTGGCAAGTCTTCTGGATAGCATGGAGTGTCGGCATAACATTCCCCTCAGTATCAACATCCGCACAGCACTGAACAGGCATCATATGGCGATTTGCATCACCCAGGCAAGACGCAAGGAGGAGATTGCCAAAGTGTCCAAACACCAGCGGCAGAGAGCTCAtttcacagaggacagag ACATCCTGTTGTTGATCATTGCACTGAAAGACCTGGCTGCTGCCACGAGGAAGCTCCGCACAGCCCTGTGGTGTGCTCTTCAGATGACACTGCCGAAAGCTGTCAAAAGGCAGGACCACAATGTTGACAAGGAGGCCACACGTAGGGAGGGGTGCTCCTCTCCAGTGGAGGGATACTCTTTTAAGTTATGA
- the ccdc43 gene encoding coiled-coil domain-containing protein 43 has translation MAAPGTNTGEFESWLNDRLDSLEVDREIYGAYILGVLQEEENDEEKEDALQGILSAFLGEDTMEDVCKQIIKQWEECCSRSAARRDADDAEVQAIASMIEKQAQIVVKQREVSEESKKRKEALLAQYANVTDEEDEAEEEEPASGNNLLGNDKSLFKNTNVEEVLNRQKQKREQAREDAQKKKELDKMQREKDKLAKQDRKEKEKKRTQKGERKR, from the exons ATGGCTGCGCCCGGCACAAACACCGGGGAGTTTGAAAGCTGGCTAAATGATCGGCTAGACTCGTTAGAAGTTGACCGAGAGATCTACGGGGCGTACATTTTAGGGGTCCTGCAAGAAGAGGAGAATGACGAGGAGAAAGAGGATGCGCTTCAAGGGATTTTATCCGCATTTCTG GGTGAGGACACCATGGAAGATGTCTGCAAACAGATCATCAAGCAGTGGGAAGAGTGTTGCAGCCGATCAGCAGCCAGAAGGGATGCTGATGATG CCGAGGTCCAGGCCATCGCCAGTATGATAGAAAAACAAGCCCAGATTGTGGTGAAACAAAGGGAGGTTTCCGAGGAGtcgaagaaaaggaaagaagccCTCCTTGCTCAGTACGCTAACGTAACAGATGAAGAGGA TgaagctgaggaagaggagccaGCAAGTGGAAATAACCTCCTGGGAAATGATAAAT CCCTGTTTAAGAACACCAACGTGGAGGAGGTGctgaacagacaaaaacaaaagcggGAACAGGCTCGCGAGGACGcccagaagaagaaggaatTGGACAAGATGCAGCGGGAGAAGGACAAACTAGccaaacaagacagaaaagagaaagagaagaagcgtACACAGAAAGGCGAACGCAAAAGATAA